One Melospiza melodia melodia isolate bMelMel2 chromosome 29, bMelMel2.pri, whole genome shotgun sequence DNA segment encodes these proteins:
- the DLAT gene encoding dihydrolipoyllysine-residue acetyltransferase component of pyruvate dehydrogenase complex, mitochondrial: protein MWRVLARRVSRGAAGPSGLVRPRRALGAGVGAGAGPARRGPVWGGPAPRPLLPPPAWPRLVPRRCCSLPAHQKVALPALSPTMQMGTIARWEKKEGDKINEGDLIAEVETDKATVGFESLEECYLAKILVPEGTRDVPIGAVICITVEKPEYIDAFKNYTLDSAAAAAPAASVPPPPAAAPSPPPQPSPQAPGSSYPPHMQITLPALSPTMTMGTVQRWEKKVGEKLSEGDLLAEIETDKATIGFEVQEEGYLAKILVPEGTRDVPLGTPLCIIVEKEADIPAFADYQAAAVTDMKAPAPPPPPPPPQVMATPAAAPPPAQPAAAPAAAAPSAGPPRKGGRVVVSPLAKKLAAEKGIDLTQVKGTGPDGRITKKDVESFVPSKAAPVAAAPEAVPVVAAAPEGTFTDIPISNIRRVIAQRLMQSKQTIPHYYLSIDVNMGKVLVLRKELNQEVSENIKLSVNDFIIKASALACLKVPEANSSWMDTVIRQNHVVDVSVAVSTPAGLITPIVFNAHIKGLAAISKDVASLAARAREGKLQPHEFQGGTFTISNLGMYGIKNFSAIINPPQACILAVGSSKEILVPADNEKGFDVASVMSVTLSCDHRVVDGAVGAQWLAEFKNFLEKPVTMLL, encoded by the exons atgtGGCGGGTGTTGGCGCGACGCGTGTCCCGGGGCGCGGCCGGGCCGTCCGGCCTGGTGCGGCCCCGCCGAGCGctcggggccggggtcggggccggggctggcccggcccggcgcggcccgGTCTGGGGCGGCCCCGCGCCTCGCCCGCTGCTGCCGCCACCGGCCTGGCCCCGGCTCGTCCCGCGCCGCTGCTGCAGCCTCCCGGCGCACCAGAAG GTGGCACTGCCAGCGCTGTCCCCCACAATGCAGATGGGCACCATCGCACGCTGGGAGAAGAAGGAGGGGGACAAGATCAACGAAGGGGATCTCATAGCAGAG GTGGAGACAGACAAAGCCACAGTTGGCTTTGAGAGCCTGGAGGAATGTTACCTGGCCAAGATCCTGGTGCCTGAAGGAACAAGGGATGTTCCCATTGGGGCTGTAATATGTATCACAGTAGAAAA GCCTGAATACATTGATGCCTTCAAAAACTACACCCTGgattctgcagcagctgctgcccctgcagcctcAGTGCCTCCCCCTCCAgctgcagccccctccccaccacctCAGCCTTCTCCTCAGGCCCCTGGCAGCTCTTACCCTCCTCACATGCAG atcaccctccctgctctgtcacccaccaTGACAATGGGCACCGTGCAGAGGTGGGAGAAGAAGGTTGGGGAGAAGCTGAGTGAGGGAGATTTGCTGGCTGAGATTGAGACAGATAAAGCCACAATCG GCTTTGAAGTGCAGGAGGAAGGCTACCTGGCAAAGATCTTGGTGCctgaaggaacgagagatgtgcCCTTAGGAACTCCTCTGTGCATCATTGTGGAGAAGGAGGCTGATATCCCAGCCTTTGCTGACTACCAGGCTGCTGCAGTCACTGACATGAAGGCACcagctcctcctccccctcctcctcctccccag GTGATGGCaactcctgcagctgctcctcctcctgcccagcctgctgctgctcctgctgctgcagccccctcAGCAGGGCCACCCCGCAAAGGAGGAAGGGTCGTGGTCAGTCCCCTGGCAAAGAAGTTGGCAGCAGAGAAAGGAATCGACCTTACCCAAGTGAAAG GCACTGGACCAGATGGCAGAATCACCAAAAAAGATGTGGAGTCATTTGTGCCATCAAAGGCTGCTCCAGTG GCTGCAGCTCCGGAGGCAGTTCCTGTGGTGGCAGCAGCACCCGAGGGGACCTTCACAGACATCCCCATCAGCAACATCCGCAGG GTCATTGCTCAGAGGCTGATGCAGTCCAAACAAACAATACCTCACTACTACCTGTCCATCGATGTCAACATGGGGAAAGTCCTGGTGCTAAGGAAGGAGCTCAATCAG GAGGTCTCGGAGAACATTAAGCTTTCTGTCAATGATTTCATCATTAAAGCTTCTGCGTTGGCATGCCTGAAAGTGCCTGAGGCAAATTCTTCATGGATGGACACAGTTATTAGGCA GAATCATGTGGTGGACGTGAGTGTGGCTGTCAGCACCCCTGCAGGGCTCATCACCCCCATCGTGTTCAACGCCCACATCAAGGGCCTGGCTGCCATCAGCAAGGACGTGGCTTCCCTGGCAGCCAGGGCCCGCGAGGGCAAGCTGCAGCCTCATGAATTCCAG ggTGGTACTTTCACAATTTCCAATTTAGGAATGTATGGGATTAAGAATTTCTCTGCTATAATCAATCCACCTCAAGCCTGCATCCTGGCAGTGGGTTCCTCAAAAGAAATACTAGTGCCAGCTGATAATGAGAAAGG CTTTGACGTGGCCAGCGTGATGTCTGTCACCCTGAGCTGTGATCACCGTGTTGTGGATGGAGCAGTTGGAGCACAGTGGCTTGCTGAGTTCAAGAACTTCCTTGAAAAGCCAGTAACCATGCTGCTATAA